From one Triticum urartu cultivar G1812 chromosome 3, Tu2.1, whole genome shotgun sequence genomic stretch:
- the LOC125546851 gene encoding pentatricopeptide repeat-containing protein At4g21300-like, with translation CDRSAARAKLQFGASLHGVAVKVGVDADPFLGSSLLLMYARHGRVAAAERAFADVRCKDLTCWNAMLDGYVSNGCGYGAMRAAALMHQCGLQADMFTYVSALKACSITGELDFGRRLHGCVIHNMFESDTSVMNALVDMYLSSGLTDIAMAAFGRIRQKDTISWNTLISRFAHDEDDRAAACCFADMPLSGSKPNEVTFSIMLRLSGAKENASLGLQVFSLSYRHGYSDDVLVANAVINMLSRCGLLNGAHGFFCNLKFRNIVTWNEMIAGYGLYSCSEDAMRLFRGMVCFDERPDEFTYSAVLSAFRESHEARNHEQLHAIILKQGVASWQFVSTSLIKAKAVFGSVQDALKVIEDTGEMDFVSWGVIITSFLKHGLNNEVLFLFDLFRSDQMNKPDEFILATALNACANAALIRQSRCIHSIVVRTGHRKHFCVASALVDAYAKCGDISAAESAFTTISSVSADAILYNTMLTAYANHGRINEALNLYQDMTQAQLIPTPATFVAIVSACSHFGLVEEGKVVFNLMMSEGQGMNPTRANFATLVDLLARKGLLREAKGVIDVMPFQPWPAVWRSLMNGCRVHGNKELGVLAAEQIMRMAPSSDGAYVSLSNVFADVGEWHSAEEARTVMSENQVWKVQGYSRIEV, from the coding sequence TGTGATCGGTCCGCGGCCCGTGCCAAGCTCCAGTTCGGCGCCTCGCTCCATGGCGTCGCGGTCAAGGTCGGCGTGGATGCCGATCCTTTCCTGGGAAGCTCATTGCTGCTCATGTATGCCAGACATGGGCGTGTTGCTGCTGCGGAGCGCGCATTTGCGGACGTCCGGTGCAAAGACTTGACGTGCTGGAACGCGATGCTGGATGGCTATGTCTCCAATGGCTGTGGATATGGCGCGATGAGGGCAGCGGCTCTGATGCACCAATGTGGGCTACAAGCTGACATGTTCACCTACGTTTCAGCTCTCAAGGCATGTTCCATCACGGGGGAGTTGGATTTTGGACGACGGCTTCATGGATGTGTCATCCATAACATGTTTGAGTCCGATACCTCCGTGATGAATGCGCTTGTCGATATGTATTTGAGCTCCGGGCTGACGGACATTGCCATGGCTGCTTTTGGTAGGATCCGGCAAAAGGACACGATTTCTTGGAACACACTGATATCCCGTTTCGCGCATGATGAAGACGATAGAGCAGCTGCATGCTGCTTTGCTGATATGCCGCTATCGGGTTCTAAGCCTAATGAAGTCACTTTCTCTATCATGCTGAGGCTGAGTGGTGCTAAAGAGAACGCCTCACTTGGTCTTCAGGTATTCAGCCTTTCCTATCGTCATGGCTACTCCGACGATGTTCTTGTAGCAAATGCAGTTATCAACATGCTTTCGAGATGTGGATTACTCAACGGCGCACATGGCTTCTTCTGTAACCTCAAGTTCAGAAACATTGTGACTTGGAACGAGATGATTGCAGGTTATGGTCTGTACAGCTGTTCTGAAGATGCAATGAGGCTCTTCCGCGGCATGGTTTGTTTCGATGAAAGACCAGATGAGTTCACCTATTCAGCTGTTTTGTCTGCTTTCCGAGAATCTCATGAAGCAAGGAACCATGAGCAACTCCATGCAATTATTCTGAAACAAGGTGTTGCTTCATGGCAGTTTGTGTCAACTTCACTGATCAAGGCAAAGGCAGTGTTTGGATCAGTTCAGGATGCGCTGAAAGTCATTGAGGACACTGGTGAGATGGATTTTGTGTCATGGGGTGTCATCATCACTTCATTCCTCAAGCATGGCTTGAACAATGAGGTCCTTTTCCTTTTTGACTTGTTTAGAAGTGACCAAATGAACAAACCTGACGAGTTCATCCTAGCTACAGCCCTGAATGCCTGTGCGAACGCTGCATTGATCCGGCAGTCCAGATGTATCCATTCAATTGTTGTCAGGACGGGACACAGGAAGCACTTCTGCGTGGCGAGCGCTCTAGTCGATGCGTACGCAAAGTGCGGTGACATATCGGCTGCGGAGAGTGCATTTACCACTATTTCATCAGTAAGTGCCGATGCCATACTGTACAACACCATGCTGACAGCTTACGCCAACCATGGCCGGATCAACGAAGCCCTCAATCTCTACCAAGATATGACACAGGCTCAATTGATCCCCACCCCAGCTACTTTTGTTGCCATTGTATCAGCGTGCAGCCATTTTGGGCTAGTTGAAGAGGGGAAGGTTGTGTTCAATCTGATGATGTCTGAAGGTCAGGGTATGAATCCAACGAGGGCCAACTTTGCTACCCTGGTTGATCTTCTGGCGCGGAAAGGGCTCCTTCGCGAGGCGAAAGGCGTGATCGACGTAATGCCTTTCCAACCATGGCCTGCGGTTTGGAGGTCCCTGATGAACGGTTGTAGGGTCCACGGGAACAAAGAACTTGGCGTGCTTGCAGCAGAGCAGATCATGAGGATGGCCCCGAGCAGTGATGGCGCCTACGTATCGCTTTCGAATGTCTTTGCTGATGTTGGAGAGTGGCATTCTGCAGAAGAGGCTAGGACGGTGATGTCTGAGAATCAAGTCTGGAAGGTGCAAGGGTATAGCAGGATTGAGGTTTAG